The proteins below are encoded in one region of Chitinophagales bacterium:
- the hemW gene encoding radical SAM family heme chaperone HemW, translated as MAGIYIHIPFCKQACNYCNFYFSTSNFFQEDFLKAIIKEIELQKDYLLNQKINSVYFGGGTPSILPSEYLNKILNKINSHFSVENNAEITLEANPDDLTLDKLKELKQIGINRLSIGIQSFFDEDLKLMNRAHTAKEATNCLKNAEDVGFKNLSVDLIYGIPNQNSSNWQQNLQQIKRFNINHLSCYALTVEEKTPLYFLIRKGKIKNISDKQSLNDFTYLQNWATENNWQHYEISNLSKNNNFSLHNTSYWQNKNYLGLGPAAHSYNGRTRQWNIANIKKYIDALKNNTILFEKEELSEKEKYNEYIMTSLRIQWGVNLNELKAKFSDFELSFNENLAKINPEWLNIEEDKISISKKGMFYTDGIAAEFFEV; from the coding sequence TTGGCAGGCATTTATATTCACATACCTTTTTGTAAGCAAGCATGCAACTATTGCAATTTTTACTTTAGCACTTCTAATTTTTTTCAAGAAGATTTTTTGAAAGCTATTATCAAAGAAATTGAACTTCAAAAAGATTATTTATTAAACCAAAAAATTAATAGCGTTTATTTTGGTGGTGGTACGCCTTCTATTTTGCCAAGTGAATATTTAAACAAAATTCTAAATAAAATAAATAGCCATTTTAGTGTAGAAAATAATGCAGAAATAACTTTAGAAGCCAACCCCGATGATTTAACTTTAGACAAACTTAAAGAATTAAAACAAATAGGAATAAACAGACTTAGCATAGGTATTCAGTCTTTTTTTGATGAAGATTTAAAACTAATGAACAGAGCTCACACAGCAAAAGAAGCTACTAACTGCCTAAAAAATGCCGAGGATGTGGGTTTTAAAAATTTAAGTGTAGATTTAATTTATGGTATTCCCAACCAAAACAGTAGCAATTGGCAGCAAAATTTACAACAAATAAAACGTTTTAATATTAATCATTTATCGTGTTATGCACTTACCGTAGAAGAAAAAACACCGCTTTATTTTTTAATTAGAAAAGGGAAAATAAAAAATATTAGTGATAAGCAATCGCTAAATGATTTTACTTATCTACAAAACTGGGCAACGGAAAATAATTGGCAACACTACGAAATTTCTAACCTAAGCAAAAACAATAATTTCTCTTTGCACAACACTTCTTATTGGCAAAATAAGAATTATTTGGGTTTAGGACCTGCGGCACATTCTTACAACGGACGCACAAGGCAATGGAATATAGCAAATATTAAAAAGTATATTGATGCTTTAAAAAACAATACTATTCTATTTGAAAAAGAGGAACTAAGCGAAAAAGAAAAGTATAACGAATATATAATGACTTCTTTAAGAATCCAATGGGGTGTTAACTTAAATGAATTAAAGGCAAAATTTTCAGATTTTGAGCTTAGTTTTAATGAAAATTTAGCTAAAATAAATCCTGAATGGTTAAATATTGAAGAAGATAAAATTAGCATTAGCAAAAAAGGAATGTTTTATACCGATGGTATTGCAGCCGAGTTTTTTGAGGTGTGA
- a CDS encoding helix-turn-helix transcriptional regulator, with translation MKKKGMKSYSLAEMKDKYIGKVGTKERDDYEYELRMDVLGKMIKTARKERNLTQEQLGILVGVRKSQISKLESSANSATIDTILKVFKALKADINFKVKIENEYLQIA, from the coding sequence ATGAAAAAGAAGGGAATGAAATCATATTCGCTTGCCGAAATGAAAGATAAATATATAGGTAAAGTTGGAACAAAAGAACGAGATGATTATGAATATGAACTTCGTATGGATGTTTTGGGCAAGATGATTAAAACTGCAAGAAAAGAGCGAAATTTAACACAAGAGCAATTAGGCATACTTGTGGGGGTGCGAAAGTCTCAAATTTCAAAATTAGAAAGTAGTGCAAATAGTGCAACTATTGACACAATTTTAAAAGTTTTTAAAGCTTTAAAAGCCGATATAAATTTTAAAGTAAAAATTGAAAATGAGTATTTACAAATAGCTTAA
- a CDS encoding type II toxin-antitoxin system RelE/ParE family toxin, whose amino-acid sequence MRFFKTEFLEEAERFIAKLDRKSIKKIFYNIDLAEQTNDPKLFKKLKNEIWEFRSRYMGNQNRLLAFWDKTDSTQTLVLATHGFVKKDQKIPQKEIDKAEKIRQEYFKKKSHK is encoded by the coding sequence GTGAGATTTTTTAAAACAGAATTTTTAGAAGAAGCGGAAAGGTTTATAGCTAAGCTTGATAGAAAATCAATAAAAAAGATTTTTTATAACATTGATTTAGCTGAGCAAACTAACGACCCCAAGCTTTTTAAAAAACTAAAAAATGAGATTTGGGAATTTAGAAGTAGATATATGGGAAATCAAAACAGATTATTAGCTTTTTGGGATAAAACAGATTCAACTCAAACACTTGTTTTAGCAACTCACGGATTTGTGAAAAAAGATCAGAAAATTCCTCAAAAGGAAATTGATAAAGCGGAAAAAATTAGACAAGAATATTTTAAAAAGAAAAGCCATAAATAA
- a CDS encoding cyclase family protein gives MKTSITFGNKTYHTDLSKGINISFSLQNTPNLPKAFYAPNFNIEPVRTDTFVGSTDEGGILNFKNIFVNPHGNGTHTECVGHISKEPFFIKDCLKNSFHLAQLITIKPKEIDADKIITLEQLQNLSIDTNAKAIIIRTLPNKIEDKKRDWSGTNPPYIHYKAMEYLVEKGIEHFLIDLPSVDREEDEGKLLAHKAFWNYPSKAIRKNCTITEMVFVPNEINDGLYFINIQTIPVAMDASPSSVFVYEVL, from the coding sequence ATGAAAACAAGCATAACATTTGGAAACAAAACCTACCATACAGATTTAAGCAAAGGCATAAACATAAGTTTCAGTTTACAAAACACACCTAATTTGCCCAAAGCGTTTTATGCTCCCAATTTTAATATTGAGCCTGTTCGTACTGATACTTTTGTAGGTAGCACTGATGAAGGAGGAATTTTAAATTTCAAAAATATATTTGTTAACCCTCACGGCAATGGCACGCATACAGAATGTGTAGGACACATAAGTAAAGAACCTTTCTTTATAAAAGATTGCCTAAAAAATAGTTTTCATTTAGCTCAATTAATAACTATTAAACCTAAAGAAATAGACGCAGATAAAATAATTACTTTAGAACAACTGCAAAACCTGAGTATAGATACAAATGCTAAAGCTATAATTATACGCACGCTACCTAATAAAATTGAAGATAAAAAACGAGATTGGAGTGGCACAAACCCACCATATATTCATTATAAAGCTATGGAATATTTAGTAGAAAAAGGAATAGAACATTTTTTAATAGACCTACCCAGCGTAGATAGAGAAGAAGATGAAGGCAAGCTACTGGCTCACAAAGCTTTTTGGAACTACCCAAGCAAGGCAATAAGAAAAAACTGCACTATAACAGAAATGGTTTTTGTACCAAATGAAATTAATGACGGTTTATATTTTATAAATATTCAAACAATACCTGTGGCAATGGATGCCAGCCCAAGTAGTGTTTTTGTTTATGAGGTTTTGTAA
- a CDS encoding DUF2442 domain-containing protein, with product MSILTIKKSNNAKNVSFTDTKMIIFLEDGRELSVPLEWFSSLRNASLAQLENWRFIGNGEGIHWEELDEDILVENLLD from the coding sequence ATGAGTATTTTAACAATTAAAAAATCTAACAACGCAAAAAATGTTTCATTTACAGATACTAAAATGATTATTTTTTTAGAAGACGGTAGAGAACTTTCTGTTCCATTAGAATGGTTTTCCTCTCTCAGAAATGCTTCTTTAGCTCAATTAGAAAATTGGAGATTTATAGGAAATGGAGAAGGAATACATTGGGAAGAACTTGATGAAGATATTTTGGTTGAAAATTTATTAGATTAA
- a CDS encoding hexameric tyrosine-coordinated heme protein, producing the protein MDIWLKSLQTATPQEGFELAIKLSRMGVKYTQPDVEKLHELRPNYANNADSLTAASQVVAVNFQTVAAANNYWK; encoded by the coding sequence ATGGATATTTGGTTGAAATCTCTGCAAACGGCTACACCTCAAGAAGGTTTTGAATTAGCTATTAAATTATCAAGAATGGGCGTAAAATACACTCAACCCGATGTAGAAAAACTACATGAGTTGAGACCCAACTATGCCAATAATGCCGATAGCTTAACTGCGGCATCGCAAGTAGTGGCTGTAAATTTTCAAACAGTAGCTGCGGCTAATAATTATTGGAAATAA
- a CDS encoding acyl-CoA dehydrogenase family protein, with translation MVKGCSFIEKAGNYKEAFVPEEFTEEQKMIKKMIIDFCVQEIQEPMTKRGKELYATDENDRKEVERILEKSAELGLCGVAISEKRGGINLDFNTGLIFSEATAQGFSFATTIGAQTSIGSLPIVYYGTEEQKDKYLPGVASAQLKASYCLTEPGAGSDANSGKTKAVLNEAGTHYMLNGQKMWITNGGFADLFIVFAKIDNDEKLSAFIVEKAFGGITLGAEEKKMGIKGSSTVQVFFNDCPVPKENLLGKRQDGFKIALNILNSGRIKLAAGTTGGSKFAINKAVGYALERKQFDTEIANFGVIKDKIATMMVNTFACESAVYQVGRNIDLKTEELKAGGKTESEAKVEALREFAVECSILKVKSSENTNFVLDETIQIFGGMGYSVESGIEMGFRDNRITRIYEGTNEINRMLSVAELTKRHLKTKEINLVTAGKKIPSLLLSNAMPFSEANETKMIANLKAAFLLLSADAGKTLGKKLVDEQEIVMNLSRILAEGYLAEAMYMRYLKLKENKLVSQDKIEAIESMLKVYLYDALEIVRKAGNEIIDAYATGFSKSTNRYLLGLLTKRYNINVKDERRKVAEFAYKQKGYGF, from the coding sequence ATGGTAAAAGGTTGCTCATTTATAGAAAAAGCAGGTAATTACAAAGAAGCTTTTGTTCCGGAAGAATTTACTGAAGAACAAAAAATGATTAAAAAAATGATTATTGATTTTTGTGTACAAGAAATACAAGAACCAATGACCAAAAGAGGAAAAGAGCTTTATGCTACTGATGAAAATGATAGAAAAGAAGTAGAAAGAATATTAGAAAAATCTGCCGAATTGGGTTTGTGCGGTGTAGCTATAAGCGAAAAAAGAGGTGGAATAAATTTAGATTTTAACACCGGATTAATTTTTTCCGAAGCTACAGCACAAGGTTTTTCTTTTGCTACAACCATAGGAGCTCAAACTTCAATAGGCTCATTGCCAATAGTTTATTACGGCACTGAAGAACAAAAAGACAAATATTTGCCAGGTGTAGCTTCTGCACAATTAAAAGCATCTTATTGTTTAACAGAACCCGGTGCAGGCAGCGATGCTAACTCAGGCAAAACTAAAGCCGTGCTAAATGAAGCCGGCACACATTATATGCTTAACGGACAAAAAATGTGGATTACCAACGGTGGATTTGCCGATTTATTTATTGTTTTTGCCAAAATAGATAATGATGAAAAATTAAGTGCTTTCATTGTAGAAAAAGCTTTTGGAGGAATAACACTTGGAGCAGAAGAAAAGAAAATGGGTATAAAAGGTTCTTCTACTGTTCAGGTATTTTTTAACGATTGCCCTGTACCCAAAGAAAATTTATTAGGCAAAAGACAAGACGGATTTAAAATAGCTTTAAACATATTAAACTCCGGTAGAATAAAATTAGCGGCAGGCACTACAGGAGGAAGCAAATTTGCCATAAATAAGGCTGTAGGATATGCTTTAGAACGCAAACAATTTGATACAGAAATAGCCAATTTTGGCGTTATTAAAGATAAAATTGCCACTATGATGGTCAACACTTTTGCTTGCGAATCGGCTGTGTATCAAGTAGGTAGAAATATTGACTTAAAAACAGAAGAACTTAAAGCCGGTGGAAAAACAGAAAGCGAAGCCAAAGTGGAAGCTTTAAGAGAATTTGCGGTAGAATGTTCAATTTTAAAAGTAAAATCATCGGAAAATACCAATTTTGTGCTGGACGAAACCATACAAATATTTGGTGGCATGGGCTACAGTGTAGAAAGTGGTATAGAAATGGGCTTTAGAGATAACCGAATTACCCGAATTTACGAAGGCACTAACGAAATAAACCGTATGCTTTCTGTGGCAGAATTAACAAAAAGACACTTAAAAACTAAAGAAATAAATTTAGTAACAGCAGGCAAAAAAATACCAAGTTTACTATTGTCAAACGCTATGCCTTTTAGCGAAGCTAATGAAACAAAAATGATAGCCAATTTAAAGGCTGCTTTCTTATTATTATCGGCAGATGCGGGCAAAACTTTAGGCAAAAAATTGGTAGATGAGCAAGAAATTGTAATGAATTTATCAAGAATTTTAGCAGAAGGATATTTAGCAGAAGCTATGTATATGCGGTATTTAAAGCTAAAAGAAAATAAGCTGGTAAGCCAAGATAAAATTGAAGCTATAGAAAGTATGCTTAAAGTATATTTGTACGATGCTTTAGAAATAGTGCGTAAAGCAGGAAATGAAATTATAGACGCTTACGCCACAGGTTTCAGCAAATCTACCAACAGATATTTATTGGGACTGCTAACAAAACGTTACAACATAAATGTAAAAGACGAACGCAGAAAAGTAGCTGAATTTGCTTATAAGCAGAAAGGTTACGGGTTTTAG
- a CDS encoding TonB-dependent receptor: protein MKNIMVWFAVLCSIVMANAQTITIKNNANEPLEMATVSSHTPNLSVTTNKNGKADISAFKGVEKIEVRMLGYETIRTSYTKLSAKNFNLQLNESAFNLQSVVVSASKWEQDIRDVPVKIEKIDMKEVALQNPQTAADMLATSGKVFIQKSQQGGGSPMIRGFATNRLIYTVDGVRMNTAIFRGGNIQNVINLDNFSTESLEVLFGPGSVMYGSDAIGGVMAFKTLTPQLSTDDKPNVNGSALFRFASANTEKTGHFDVNVGFKKWAMLTSISYSDFDDLRQGSKGPDEYVKPYHVERIDSQDVVVTQKDKLLQVPTAYSQFNIMQKVRYKPTEYVDIQYGFHYSATSSYGRYDRHNRMRNGLPRYAEWDYGPQKWMMNMLSIEYSKATVAFDKVAFRFAHQLFEESRIDRSLNKDDRTTNAEKVNAYSVNLDLVKKIKEKNTLFYGVEYVYDKVKSTGEITDISTNETVAGPARYPQSSWQSVGLYITDEYRVLPKLTLTAGLRYNHVIIDSKFDTSFYSFPFTEAKISKGALSGSLGLAYKPMSDFVIHANFGTGFRAPNVDDIGKVFDSEPGAVTVPNPGLKPEYAYNVDLGLTKIFADRVKIDITGYYTRLKNAMVRRDFTLNGEDSIMYQGTLSQVQAIQNAAKAYVWGIQAGIEVKLPLNFYVSSDVNIQKGKEELDNGDLSPLRHAAPWFGVSRLKYKYKGLLLELNAQYSGGLFNDQLAMEERGKTEIYAIDDVGRAYSPGWYTLNFKGSYQVNKYFMISAGIENLTDIRYRTYSSGVSAPGRNFIITAKTMF, encoded by the coding sequence ATGAAAAATATAATGGTGTGGTTTGCTGTACTATGTAGTATAGTTATGGCAAACGCACAAACAATAACAATAAAAAACAATGCAAACGAGCCATTGGAAATGGCAACGGTTTCCAGTCATACGCCTAATTTAAGCGTAACTACCAATAAAAACGGTAAAGCAGATATTTCGGCTTTTAAAGGAGTAGAAAAAATAGAAGTGCGTATGCTTGGCTATGAAACAATAAGGACTTCATACACTAAGCTTAGTGCTAAAAACTTCAATTTGCAGTTAAATGAATCGGCTTTTAATTTGCAAAGTGTAGTGGTAAGTGCTTCTAAATGGGAGCAAGACATTAGAGATGTTCCCGTTAAAATTGAGAAAATTGACATGAAAGAAGTTGCTTTGCAAAATCCACAAACAGCTGCAGATATGTTGGCTACAAGCGGTAAAGTATTTATTCAAAAAAGCCAGCAAGGTGGCGGTAGCCCTATGATTAGAGGTTTTGCTACCAATAGGCTTATTTATACGGTGGACGGTGTGAGAATGAATACGGCTATTTTTAGAGGAGGAAACATTCAAAATGTTATCAATTTAGATAATTTCTCTACAGAAAGTTTAGAAGTGCTTTTTGGGCCCGGTTCTGTTATGTACGGTAGCGATGCCATAGGTGGTGTTATGGCTTTTAAAACACTAACGCCACAATTAAGTACAGATGATAAACCAAATGTAAATGGGAGTGCTTTATTTCGTTTTGCTTCTGCTAATACTGAAAAAACAGGACATTTTGATGTAAATGTAGGTTTTAAAAAATGGGCTATGCTTACCAGTATTTCTTATTCAGATTTTGACGATTTACGACAAGGAAGCAAAGGCCCGGATGAGTATGTTAAGCCCTATCATGTAGAAAGAATAGACAGCCAAGATGTGGTGGTAACGCAAAAAGATAAACTGCTACAAGTGCCTACGGCATATTCTCAGTTTAATATTATGCAAAAAGTGCGTTATAAGCCTACGGAATATGTAGATATTCAATATGGTTTTCATTATTCTGCTACATCTTCTTATGGTAGATATGATAGACATAACCGTATGCGTAATGGTTTACCACGCTATGCCGAGTGGGATTATGGCCCTCAAAAATGGATGATGAATATGTTATCTATTGAATATAGCAAAGCAACGGTTGCTTTTGATAAGGTGGCGTTTCGTTTTGCCCATCAGTTGTTTGAAGAAAGCCGTATAGACCGTTCTTTAAATAAAGATGATAGAACTACAAATGCCGAGAAGGTAAATGCTTACTCTGTAAACTTAGATTTAGTGAAAAAAATAAAAGAGAAAAACACCTTATTTTATGGTGTGGAGTATGTTTATGACAAAGTAAAATCTACAGGAGAAATAACAGACATAAGCACCAATGAAACAGTGGCAGGTCCTGCAAGGTATCCGCAGTCAAGCTGGCAAAGTGTAGGTTTGTACATAACTGATGAATACAGAGTATTGCCTAAATTAACTTTAACAGCGGGTTTGAGATACAATCATGTTATCATTGATTCAAAATTTGATACCAGCTTTTATTCCTTTCCTTTTACAGAAGCTAAAATTAGTAAAGGAGCATTGTCGGGTAGTTTAGGTTTGGCATATAAACCCATGTCAGATTTTGTTATCCATGCCAATTTTGGAACAGGATTTAGAGCTCCAAATGTTGATGATATAGGCAAAGTGTTTGATTCAGAACCGGGTGCTGTTACCGTGCCTAATCCAGGTTTGAAACCGGAATATGCTTATAATGTTGATTTGGGTTTAACCAAAATTTTTGCCGATAGAGTAAAAATTGACATTACAGGATATTACACCCGATTAAAAAATGCAATGGTTCGTAGAGATTTTACGCTTAATGGCGAAGATAGTATTATGTACCAAGGCACATTAAGTCAAGTGCAAGCTATACAAAATGCGGCTAAAGCCTATGTTTGGGGTATTCAAGCTGGTATAGAAGTGAAATTGCCTTTAAATTTCTATGTTTCTTCCGATGTTAATATTCAAAAAGGAAAAGAAGAATTAGATAATGGCGATTTAAGTCCGCTACGTCATGCAGCACCATGGTTTGGTGTTTCGCGTTTAAAGTATAAATACAAAGGTTTGTTGTTGGAGTTAAATGCACAGTATTCAGGCGGTTTGTTTAACGACCAACTGGCAATGGAGGAAAGAGGCAAAACAGAAATTTATGCTATAGATGATGTGGGGCGTGCTTATTCTCCGGGGTGGTACACCTTAAATTTTAAAGGAAGCTACCAAGTTAACAAGTATTTTATGATAAGTGCAGGTATAGAAAACCTAACAGATATAAGATACCGTACTTATAGTTCCGGTGTTTCTGCTCCGGGTAGAAATTTTATTATTACTGCTAAAACTATGTTTTAG
- a CDS encoding polyprenyl synthetase family protein, whose protein sequence is MKTLHQNFTRPKDWPLEGNIDLNVHDLPHNSSTTEWWYINSHITTITGRNFSVFASFFRKFVSYNEETKKANYAHSITWAIIDKDEKKYYANSLIDQKAPEIGLERLRKGEIVKDERIRKAAIEMLEKGNVPYPDRLFQQKIIVNLDKLHLKFDDNIFIKNNENSYSLVLNDDEHDLSFKMDFTPKKPVTRHGENGVVFGVSAEDMFYYFIPRNDASGSFTIKGEKYEFKNQSAWYDHEFGCHRKEEEQDKSELGISKDVAWNWISSQLTNGCEFTAYDLIDNKTKDGCGSYLIFIDKEGNRTQINNFKLYPKTKEVWTSTRTFNDYPTDWILEAPELDLYIEAEADFPHQEFATVISKPAFWEGSVKVKGSIKGEKIEGPGFVERSGFESSTNLEEFFKIVSRETIKSVKKILPKNPDNEKLTELISKKDQVHYAEYIDNEQYSKALIEPIRSIIDRGGKSWRSYAALACCDIVGGNSQRAIDWLALPELMHVGSLIVDDVEDKSDVRRGGPSCHKMYNEAIAINAGSACYFIGQIVIYQADELEDDKKLRIYNLYFEALRAAHSGQAMDIHGLDYMMDDVVENGKGDLLQNRIIGIHRLKSAAPASYLAQIGVILGKGTEEQIKGLGDYYEALGISFQIIDDTLNLRGFKDGLKTKGEDITAGKITYPVAKAMSKLEKKDRQRLWEIIQAKTSDIALIKEAVDLLDKVNALDDCVEEAQTILNNAWRILDPMVRDSMVKLNLRAFSWYVLDRHY, encoded by the coding sequence TTGAAAACTCTTCATCAAAACTTTACAAGACCTAAAGATTGGCCTCTTGAAGGCAATATTGATTTGAATGTACATGACTTACCGCACAATAGTTCTACAACAGAATGGTGGTACATTAACAGTCATATTACCACTATAACAGGCAGAAACTTTTCTGTTTTTGCTTCTTTCTTTAGGAAATTTGTAAGCTACAATGAGGAAACCAAAAAAGCCAATTATGCTCATTCTATAACTTGGGCAATAATAGATAAAGATGAGAAAAAATACTATGCTAATTCTCTCATAGACCAAAAAGCTCCCGAAATAGGATTAGAAAGACTTAGAAAAGGAGAAATAGTAAAAGATGAACGCATACGAAAAGCGGCTATTGAAATGTTAGAAAAAGGTAATGTTCCTTATCCCGATAGATTATTTCAGCAAAAAATTATTGTAAACTTAGATAAATTACATCTAAAATTTGATGATAATATTTTTATTAAAAACAATGAAAATTCCTATTCTTTAGTCCTTAATGATGATGAGCATGATTTATCTTTTAAAATGGATTTTACACCTAAAAAACCGGTAACAAGACACGGAGAAAATGGAGTAGTTTTTGGTGTTTCGGCAGAAGATATGTTCTATTATTTTATTCCGCGAAATGATGCTTCCGGTAGTTTTACTATTAAAGGAGAAAAATATGAATTTAAAAACCAATCTGCTTGGTACGACCACGAATTTGGTTGCCACAGAAAAGAAGAAGAACAAGATAAAAGCGAACTTGGGATAAGCAAAGATGTGGCTTGGAACTGGATTTCATCTCAGCTAACAAACGGCTGTGAATTTACCGCTTATGATTTAATAGATAATAAAACAAAAGATGGTTGTGGTTCTTACTTAATTTTTATAGATAAAGAAGGCAATAGAACTCAAATTAATAATTTTAAGCTCTATCCAAAAACCAAGGAAGTTTGGACAAGTACCCGAACTTTTAACGATTACCCTACCGATTGGATTTTAGAAGCCCCAGAATTGGATTTATATATTGAAGCAGAAGCCGATTTTCCTCATCAAGAGTTTGCTACTGTTATTTCAAAACCGGCATTTTGGGAGGGCAGTGTAAAGGTAAAAGGTTCTATAAAAGGAGAAAAAATTGAGGGTCCTGGTTTTGTAGAACGCAGTGGCTTTGAAAGTTCAACTAACCTTGAAGAATTTTTTAAAATAGTAAGCCGTGAAACGATAAAATCGGTAAAGAAAATTCTACCTAAAAACCCTGATAATGAAAAATTAACTGAGTTAATTTCTAAAAAAGACCAAGTTCATTATGCCGAGTATATTGATAATGAACAATATTCAAAAGCATTAATTGAACCGATAAGAAGTATTATAGATAGAGGAGGAAAATCTTGGCGAAGCTATGCCGCTTTGGCGTGTTGCGATATAGTGGGTGGCAATTCTCAACGAGCTATAGATTGGCTGGCTTTGCCAGAGCTTATGCACGTAGGTTCATTAATAGTAGATGATGTAGAAGATAAATCTGATGTAAGAAGAGGTGGCCCGAGCTGTCATAAAATGTATAATGAAGCCATTGCAATTAACGCAGGTAGTGCGTGTTATTTTATTGGTCAAATAGTTATTTATCAAGCTGATGAACTTGAAGATGATAAAAAGTTGCGTATTTACAATTTATATTTTGAAGCTTTACGTGCCGCTCACTCAGGGCAAGCTATGGATATACACGGACTTGACTATATGATGGACGATGTGGTAGAAAATGGCAAAGGAGATTTACTACAAAATAGAATAATAGGCATACACCGTTTAAAATCTGCCGCTCCGGCAAGCTATTTAGCACAAATAGGCGTTATTTTAGGCAAAGGAACAGAAGAACAAATTAAAGGTTTAGGAGATTATTATGAAGCATTAGGAATTTCTTTTCAAATAATAGATGACACCTTAAATTTAAGAGGTTTTAAAGATGGTTTAAAAACCAAAGGCGAAGATATAACCGCAGGAAAAATTACTTATCCCGTTGCCAAAGCTATGTCTAAATTAGAAAAAAAGGATAGACAAAGACTTTGGGAAATCATTCAGGCAAAAACGAGTGATATAGCTTTAATAAAAGAAGCTGTTGACTTATTAGATAAAGTAAATGCACTTGACGATTGTGTAGAAGAAGCCCAAACCATTTTAAATAACGCTTGGAGAATTTTAGACCCTATGGTAAGAGATTCTATGGTGAAACTAAACCTACGTGCCTTTAGCTGGTATGTGTTAGATAGGCATTATTAA